CACTCGCGCAGTTCAGGAGGTTTTGCTCCAACAAGTTCTACATTCACATCACATAGGCGACCCGCAATAGTTGATTTAAAAATTCTAGGATTGGGCAAATAGGAAAAAATGCGTATACCTGCCATTTGGGAGTCCCCGTTTGTTTTTTAAAATTGTATCATGGCTCATAGGCGGGTCAGGAGAAAGAATGAATGACAAAAATAGATAAAATAGAAACTACGCTATACCGCCTTCCCTTGCCTGAAGCGGTAGAGGCCGCTTCTTCAGGTGTCATGGCTGATATAGATATGGTGATGGTCCGAGTCTGGGATAGCGATGGAGCCCAAGGATGTGGCTATAATCCATTGTTTTCCGGCCAGGGCTCCGCGTTAGTGGAAATCATCAATAACGTTTGTACAGAGATTGTTTTACAGGAGGACCCCTCACGGATCGAGTGGATATGGCATAAGATGTGGCGCCGGCTTCACTATGCAGGTCGCGGGGGACCTGTTAGCTTCGCGATAGCGGCGGTCGACACTGCCTTGTGGGACCTTAAAGCCAACTCTCTCAACCTACCGCTTTGGCGATTGCTCGGGGGTTTTAATCCAGAAGTTAAAGCCTACGCAGGCAATATCGACCTCAACTTTCCCATTGATAAACTTCTTGATGGAGCCGATAAAAGCCTCAGCGATGGCCACACATCCATTAAAATGAGGCTAGGCAAACCTAGCTTGAAAGAAGACTTGTCTCGTGTTGAAGCTATGCGAGCCCACATAGGAACAGATATTGAATTAATGGCTGATGCCAACGAAGCCTGGAGGCCTGATCAGGCATTGCGAGCTCTCAGAGCACTACGAGAATTTGATTTGGTATGGGTTGAAGAACCGATACAGCCAGATAATTTTGCAGCCTATGCCCATCTGCGAAATAATGGGGGGGTTCCTTTATCAGCTGGAGAAAATCTTCACACCTTGGCCGAATTTGCAGCGTTGATATCTGCTGGGGGGATCGATTTCCCCGAGCCTGACCTGGCCACATGCGGAGGCATCACCCCTTGGATGAAGATCGGCCATTTGGCAGATGCACATGGACTGCCCGTAACTTCGCACGGGGTCCATGACATCCATGTTCACTTATTAGCTGCATCACCCAACAATGCCTACCTCGAAGTTCACGGCTTTGGCATGAATCCGTATATTGAACATCCTCTTGTTGTAAAAAATGGCATCGCGACAGCCCCTGATCGCCCCGGCCACGGGATGGAGTTCAATTGGTCATTGTTGGAAAAGTTCCGGCTTAATTAGAACAGGACAGGCGCTTTATTGTTTAATATCGAAATATTTGCTACCGAGCTAGCGAACAGATTGAAAGGAGTAGTGCAGATATGAGCAAAAAAGTTTGCCTTATTGCGGGCGTAGGACCGGGCACTGGAATGGAATGCGCGAGCCGCTTTTCTAGAGGTGGTTACCAAGTGGCTATGTTGGCCAGAGATAAAAAACGGCTCAATTCTTTAGAAAAAGAGATTAAGGATTCTCATGGTTATGAATGCGATGTCTCAGATCTGGAGCAGTTGGTCGCAACGCTTAAGCAAGTAGCAAAGGATCTCGGAGATCCAACCATCCTAATCCATAACGCTGTGGCAGGAAATATAGATGGAGGCGGCGCAAGCAGATTCATGGAAAGTGATCCCGCAAGATTAGAGCGCAATTTTCGGGTGAACACTACATCTCTCCTTTACATGGCTCGAGAATTGGCGCCTGCCATGGTAGAAGCTGGCGAAGGCGCAATTGTTGTTACAGGAAATACATCTTCCACACGCGGTAGTGCCAACTTCGCCTACTTTGCACCGACCAAGGCCGCTCAAAGAATACTCGCCGAAGCAATGGCTCGAGATTTGGGGCCAAAGGGTGTGCATGTAGCCTATATTTTGGTGGATGCGGCAATAGATACCCCTCGAACACGACCCATATTTGCCCCAGAAAAACCAGATGAATACTTTTGCAAGCCTTCAGCAATTGCTGATGAGGCTTATCACGTTGCCCATCAAGATCGCTCTGCTTGGTCCTTTCTGGTGGAACTCAGGCCTGATATCGAGAAATGGTAATTCTTAATAAATCCAGAAAATAGGATAGACAGAAGGAGCTGGAAGAATGCGTAATTGCCTTATAACAGGAACGAGCTCGGGGATAGGCTATGCAACCTCCCTTCGCTTAGCGCGCGGAGGTTTCCACGTCCATGCAGCGATGAGAAACCTGGAAAAAGCCGGCCAACTAAAAACTGTAGCAGAATCAGAGGGGCTGCCCATATCCTTCCATACATTGGATGTAACCGAGCAGGATTCAATTAATAGAGTAGTTGCAGACATAAATTCCGACCACGGCAAAATAGACTGCCTGATTAACAATGCCGGGCTCTCAAACGCTTGCCCCTTGGAGCTTTACCCCGAGGACGAACACCGGGCCCTTTTTGAAACCAACTACTGGGGACCAGTCCGACTAATCCAGGCGGTGCTCCCCGGCATGCGTGATCGCCAAGATGGGGCCATCGTTAATATTTCTTCCATACTTGGGAAAGTTGCAGTAGTAAACCAAGCTGCCTACTGCGCTTCCAAATTTGCAGTGGAAGCGTTCAGCGAGTCACTGGCCTTGGAAGTTGCCCCCATGGGCATCCGCGTAGTAATCATTGAACCAGGAGTGATAGCAACACCAATTTTTGAGAAAACTCCTATTCACTATGACAAGGGATCGCCATATCGCCAAGCTATGCGGCAAGGGGGTAGATTTTACAAATCATCTATTCCACAAGCCACCCCTGCCGATGAACTCGCAGAAACCATCTGGACATCTTTGACAACTAAGAAGCCGCGGTTACGTTGGTTNCACGGGCATGGCGAAAGCCTAGTGAAACGCCGACCAAATNTTTCTGATGAAGACTACATTGCAATTAGCTTGCTCGATGATGATGCNTACAATGNNCGNTTTAAGGAACTTTTTTCTATCAACCTAGCACCAAGGAATACATAACAAANAAAAGATCTGACCCTTTATCTGGAANCGGCAAAAAGGATGTCAGAATAAGANAANAGTACAATGCTACGAGGAGTAGGCCGTAAATCGCATCCCNCCCAACTTGCCGGCCTCTATAAGCTGAATGAAAATTCNATAAGCCTCTATGAATTCCTCAAACCTACTTAGCCCGAAGGCCTCCCCTGCTTCCTTACTTTTTGATTGATACATTTTATATCTCTCNGGCAAAATTTTCGCCCACCAGCTGGATAGGTCCTCTGTCTCTAAAGAGTTAAAACCAGCCCCAACAATATAGTTTCTATACTCGCCCTCTGTATGAANGCCCAGAGCAGCCATTCCATCGCGAAGAATAACCTGATCACGATTAGATAAAGTCGACGCTGCCACCCAATCGGTAAAAACCATTCGGCCCTTCGGCCTGAGTACTTTTCGGCAGTTTCTGAACAGGGATTCCTTATCCAATATGTGGAGAAANCCTTCCTGNCTCACTACATGAGTAAAGNTATTCTCCGCGAGCGGNATGAGGCTGGCATCACCACAAANAAAGGAAACCGTATTCTCNAGCCCAACCCATCGAGTTAACCGCGCTGCGGACAAGGTCCGNGTTTTATTTATATCCAACCCGAGCACACAGCAGCCATAACNTTCAGAAATGTAGCGAGCAGGNCCACCCATGCCCGAGCACACATCTAGAACCATCGATTTAGCCGAAAATTGGGCCTTCTNNGCTAATTCCTCAACAGCCTTAAGGCCGCCATAATGATCCTGATCATACGGAAACAAATCGCTTGGCACCAAACCCTCAATTTGTTTCCCCTCTCGTACCAATGCCGCCTTTATCGATGATTCATTAATCGGGTGCTCATTAACAAACGTAAGAAGATCTACCACATGCTTTTCTCACCTTGGATCACCAATCTTCTATTCGTGCATGACGACCGAAGAAGCCACATTTGACCTTCATTGAGCTGTCTATCTTCTACACTATGCACTAGCTAGAAACAGCCCCTCTGAACAGGCGGACTTATAAACTTCTGTCCTCCAAAGCCCTGACAATGCAACCATTAATCAACCAATTACCATCGGGCTGCAACTCCATTGGATACTGGGCGAGCCAAGTTTCGCCCAAGTCATCGGAGATGATAACACCTTGAATCAAAATTCCCTTTACTTCAGCCAGTTGGAGAAACTCCGATCTCCGAGCATTGTATACCTCGGGCCAAAATTTCCGAACCATCGAGAAAAACCGGGTTGGGGTCCGAAACTTATTCTGTATGTATGGAGAGGCGTAGGAAAAAGCTTTTTCGGCATCCTTAGAATGAAATGCTTGCAACTGGGCGCCTATTATTTCCCGTATCTGTAGTCGATCTTCCTCCCCCACATACTGGAAACGTTTGACCTCCGCATGGCTAACATCCGTGAGCCCGCTGGCCGCCAACACCAAAAGTACAGCTACAAGGATTTTCATGGCATTTATATCTCCGTTAGTCTTGTCCCATCCAAGCCAGCGCACCACTCCCAGTGTAACATGCGGACACACAGCACTCCATATACGCATAAAGTGCCCTGTTTGGTTCTCTTTGGCCCTATTCAGCCGCAGCCCTAAAAAACTTGATGCAATAATTACGATGAAATGTGGCAGATATATGTCGGCTTCCTTCCCATAAGATCAACCTCAGGAAACCTTCAGAATTAACATATGTCACCAGATTATTGAGAAAA
The window above is part of the Rhodospirillaceae bacterium genome. Proteins encoded here:
- a CDS encoding glutathione S-transferase; the encoded protein is MAGIRIFSYLPNPRIFKSTIAGRLCDVNVELVGAKPPELRE
- a CDS encoding uroporphyrinogen decarboxylase, translating into MTKIDKIETTLYRLPLPEAVEAASSGVMADIDMVMVRVWDSDGAQGCGYNPLFSGQGSALVEIINNVCTEIVLQEDPSRIEWIWHKMWRRLHYAGRGGPVSFAIAAVDTALWDLKANSLNLPLWRLLGGFNPEVKAYAGNIDLNFPIDKLLDGADKSLSDGHTSIKMRLGKPSLKEDLSRVEAMRAHIGTDIELMADANEAWRPDQALRALRALREFDLVWVEEPIQPDNFAAYAHLRNNGGVPLSAGENLHTLAEFAALISAGGIDFPEPDLATCGGITPWMKIGHLADAHGLPVTSHGVHDIHVHLLAASPNNAYLEVHGFGMNPYIEHPLVVKNGIATAPDRPGHGMEFNWSLLEKFRLN
- a CDS encoding short-chain dehydrogenase; its protein translation is MSKKVCLIAGVGPGTGMECASRFSRGGYQVAMLARDKKRLNSLEKEIKDSHGYECDVSDLEQLVATLKQVAKDLGDPTILIHNAVAGNIDGGGASRFMESDPARLERNFRVNTTSLLYMARELAPAMVEAGEGAIVVTGNTSSTRGSANFAYFAPTKAAQRILAEAMARDLGPKGVHVAYILVDAAIDTPRTRPIFAPEKPDEYFCKPSAIADEAYHVAHQDRSAWSFLVELRPDIEKW
- a CDS encoding short-chain dehydrogenase/reductase, with the translated sequence MRNCLITGTSSGIGYATSLRLARGGFHVHAAMRNLEKAGQLKTVAESEGLPISFHTLDVTEQDSINRVVADINSDHGKIDCLINNAGLSNACPLELYPEDEHRALFETNYWGPVRLIQAVLPGMRDRQDGAIVNISSILGKVAVVNQAAYCASKFAVEAFSESLALEVAPMGIRVVIIEPGVIATPIFEKTPIHYDKGSPYRQAMRQGGRFYKSSIPQATPADELAETIWTSLTTKKPRLRWXHGHGESLVKRRPNXSDEDYIAISLLDDDAYNXRFKELFSINLAPRNT
- a CDS encoding DUF4864 domain-containing protein, with amino-acid sequence MRIWSAVCPHVTLGVVRWLGWDKTNGDINAMKILVAVLLVLAASGLTDVSHAEVKRFQYVGEEDRLQIREIIGAQLQAFHSKDAEKAFSYASPYIQNKFRTPTRFFSMVRKFWPEVYNARRSEFLQLAEVKGILIQGVIISDDLGETWLAQYPMELQPDGNWLINGCIVRALEDRSL